The Pyruvatibacter sp. HU-CL02332 genome includes a window with the following:
- the glp gene encoding gephyrin-like molybdotransferase Glp gives MISVEEARAQIAAALSSLSTETVTAARAFGRTLSQDVVANRSQPPSAVSAMDGYAVRSADLGKGTFTLRGESRAGAGLDTPIGEMQAVRVSTGARIPEGSDQVVIQENVEISGTTLTTDDLANPGRHVRPAGSDYEDGQLLLDAGTILSPAKVSLAAAAGFGNIPVMRRPRVAVLATGDELVHAGETPEGDQIFNSGTPGLSALIFSIGGQPLSLGIARDDPEDVREALASAEGADLLITIGGASVGDHDHLRSVFTEEGGTLIFEKVRVKPGKPAWFGKLGDLPVLGLPGNPVSAMVTARLFLVPALRTLLGQPTALALGFETAVLSEALEANGDRETYLRGIREGATGPVRAMAKQDSSHLAALSQANVLIRRLPDAPPCNAGDTVEVMPL, from the coding sequence ATGATTTCAGTTGAAGAAGCCCGTGCGCAGATTGCTGCCGCGCTGTCTTCCCTCAGCACTGAAACAGTAACAGCTGCCCGTGCCTTTGGCCGGACGCTCTCACAGGACGTTGTCGCCAACCGCTCACAGCCGCCCTCCGCGGTCTCAGCAATGGATGGTTATGCCGTGCGGTCCGCTGACCTGGGCAAGGGTACTTTCACCCTGCGCGGTGAGTCTCGTGCTGGGGCCGGGCTCGATACTCCCATTGGTGAAATGCAGGCTGTACGTGTCTCGACCGGCGCCCGCATTCCTGAAGGGTCAGACCAGGTTGTCATTCAGGAAAATGTTGAGATATCCGGCACCACGCTGACCACGGATGATCTGGCAAACCCCGGTCGTCACGTCCGTCCCGCAGGTTCTGACTATGAGGATGGTCAACTCCTGCTGGATGCCGGCACTATTCTCAGCCCGGCGAAAGTTTCTCTCGCAGCAGCAGCCGGCTTTGGCAACATCCCCGTCATGCGGCGCCCACGCGTGGCTGTTCTGGCAACGGGCGACGAACTTGTACATGCGGGAGAAACGCCAGAGGGCGATCAGATTTTCAACTCCGGCACACCGGGGCTGTCTGCATTGATCTTTTCGATCGGTGGGCAACCCCTGTCGCTGGGCATTGCACGCGATGACCCGGAGGATGTGCGCGAAGCACTCGCCTCTGCGGAAGGTGCTGACCTGCTGATCACCATTGGTGGTGCCTCCGTCGGTGACCATGATCACCTACGAAGCGTCTTCACGGAAGAAGGCGGCACGCTCATTTTTGAAAAAGTTCGGGTCAAGCCCGGCAAGCCAGCATGGTTTGGCAAACTCGGTGACTTGCCGGTGTTGGGTCTTCCCGGCAACCCTGTATCCGCCATGGTCACCGCCCGGCTGTTTCTGGTTCCGGCCTTGCGTACCTTGCTTGGACAACCCACTGCGCTGGCGCTTGGGTTCGAGACCGCGGTTCTGTCTGAAGCGCTTGAGGCCAATGGTGATCGCGAGACCTATCTGCGCGGCATTCGTGAAGGGGCAACCGGCCCCGTACGTGCAATGGCCAAGCAGGACTCATCCCATCTTGCAGCACTGTCGCAGGCCAATGTGCTGATCCGGCGTCTTCCTGATGCGCCGCCCTGCAACGCAGGTGACACCGTCGAAGTCATGCCTCTTTAG
- the moaB gene encoding molybdenum cofactor biosynthesis protein B gives MTEAAPKVVGFAVLTISDTRDESTDTSGAYLIEEIGAAGHKVVDRAIVQDERDAIAAKLQQWIDDPAINAVISTGGTGLTGRDITPEVFHTFYDKEIEGFSVVFHMVSYESVGVSTLQSRATAGIAGETFLFALPGSSGAVRDGWEKVLKAEFDHTHKPCNLIEMIPRLGEK, from the coding sequence GTGACAGAAGCAGCCCCCAAAGTCGTCGGCTTTGCCGTTCTGACAATTTCCGATACCCGCGATGAAAGCACCGATACGTCGGGGGCTTACCTCATTGAAGAGATTGGCGCTGCGGGCCACAAGGTGGTTGATCGTGCTATTGTGCAGGATGAGCGCGATGCTATTGCAGCCAAACTGCAGCAGTGGATCGATGACCCCGCGATCAATGCCGTGATCTCGACCGGTGGCACCGGGCTTACAGGGCGCGACATCACACCAGAGGTCTTCCACACGTTCTACGACAAGGAGATCGAAGGCTTCTCTGTCGTGTTCCACATGGTGAGTTATGAAAGCGTCGGTGTCTCAACGCTGCAGTCACGCGCCACTGCCGGCATCGCGGGGGAAACATTCCTGTTTGCTCTGCCTGGCTCAAGTGGTGCTGTGCGGGACGGCTGGGAGAAGGTCCTCAAGGCTGAGTTCGACCACACTCACAAGCCATGTAATCTCATCGAAATGATTCCACGGCTTGGCGAGAAGTAA
- a CDS encoding acyl-CoA dehydrogenase family protein: protein MDFDDTKEEAAFRKECHDWLSQNARLKSASGENSRNRSNMSDDELVKRAKEWQAKKAAAGYAQITWPKEWGGRGGTPIESVIYSQEEAKFSVPGGVFEIGLGMCVPTVMTYADPETCKRVVGPALRGEEIWCQLFSEPAAGSDVAGIRTKAEKDGDEWVINGQKVWTSGAQFSDFGIIITRTDPNVPKHKGLTMFWLDMKSPGVEVRPIKQMSGDSGFNEVFFTDVRVKDSQRLGEVGQGWKSAITTLMNERLAVGGGAGAGDFGELLALARSTEMEEGAAIAQSSVREKIADWYVESQGLKLNRFRTITALSKGTAPGPEASIGKIVSAPKMQDLAAFAMDMEDMGGIITDRSIAPLNGGFQAQWFGAAGYRIAGGTDEILRNIVAERVLGLPQDVRVDKDAAFNELPKGK, encoded by the coding sequence ATGGATTTCGACGATACCAAAGAAGAAGCCGCCTTCCGCAAAGAGTGCCACGATTGGCTCTCACAGAATGCACGTCTCAAGTCAGCGTCAGGTGAGAACTCGCGCAATCGCAGCAACATGTCCGATGATGAGTTGGTGAAGCGCGCGAAGGAATGGCAGGCCAAGAAGGCTGCAGCTGGCTACGCACAGATCACATGGCCCAAGGAATGGGGCGGCCGCGGCGGCACACCCATCGAGTCTGTCATTTACTCGCAGGAAGAAGCCAAGTTCTCCGTGCCAGGTGGTGTGTTTGAGATTGGCCTGGGCATGTGTGTGCCGACCGTCATGACCTACGCGGACCCGGAAACCTGCAAGCGGGTTGTCGGCCCGGCTTTGCGCGGTGAAGAAATCTGGTGCCAGCTCTTCTCAGAACCTGCTGCGGGGTCTGACGTTGCGGGCATCCGCACAAAGGCTGAAAAAGACGGTGACGAATGGGTCATCAACGGTCAGAAGGTGTGGACGTCAGGTGCTCAGTTCTCTGACTTCGGCATCATCATCACCCGGACAGACCCCAACGTGCCCAAGCACAAGGGCCTGACCATGTTCTGGCTCGACATGAAGTCGCCAGGTGTTGAAGTGCGTCCGATCAAGCAGATGTCCGGCGATTCAGGCTTCAATGAAGTCTTCTTTACCGATGTTCGCGTAAAGGACAGTCAGCGTCTTGGTGAAGTCGGGCAAGGTTGGAAGTCAGCCATCACGACGCTCATGAACGAGCGCCTCGCTGTTGGCGGTGGTGCTGGCGCGGGTGACTTTGGTGAACTGCTTGCTCTGGCCCGGTCAACCGAGATGGAAGAGGGCGCAGCCATTGCCCAGTCATCTGTCCGTGAAAAGATTGCGGACTGGTACGTGGAAAGCCAGGGACTGAAGCTGAACCGCTTCCGCACCATTACAGCCCTTTCCAAGGGCACAGCTCCTGGTCCAGAAGCGTCAATCGGCAAGATCGTATCTGCGCCGAAGATGCAGGACCTCGCGGCCTTCGCCATGGACATGGAAGATATGGGCGGCATCATTACCGACCGTAGCATCGCGCCGCTTAACGGTGGTTTCCAGGCTCAATGGTTTGGTGCTGCAGGGTACCGCATTGCCGGCGGCACCGACGAAATCCTCCGCAACATTGTGGCGGAGCGTGTGCTTGGCCTGCCGCAGGATGTGCGTGTGGACAAGGACGCCGCGTTCAACGAACTGCCCAAGGGCAAGTAA
- a CDS encoding efflux RND transporter periplasmic adaptor subunit, which translates to MTSTRASLLSAAALAVALSACGDGGGDAANLETTPDPVIMASSVVEQISIEQPIVGTGTMAPLQSTDLGPRVDGIIEEIFVRVGQRVSKDDPLFRTRDTELKLKVSELENELKLASATAKQASRDFNRISKLHKRGNASAGALDKSRAAHESAQARFGIAEAKLGQIKQALEDAIVKAPFDGVITARNVHEGTFMATRMGGGGMMGPSGVVQIMEIHIVAAIVDVPEVHLSKFGVGTRAKVIIDGLNDEFESEVHRINDYIDPVKRTIQVRIGIANDDYRIKPGSFARAMIYPPAREVLTLPRGAVLGFEEQRYVFVEENGIAKRKPVRTAQLDAERVVVLEGLSQGTKVLSGPGLRTLVEDDPVIVSVPGEPIAAVATDEPA; encoded by the coding sequence ATGACGAGTACCAGAGCATCTCTTCTAAGCGCGGCGGCACTGGCGGTTGCGCTTTCTGCCTGTGGTGACGGTGGCGGTGACGCTGCCAATCTGGAAACAACACCAGATCCAGTCATCATGGCATCTTCGGTCGTGGAGCAAATAAGCATTGAGCAGCCCATTGTGGGGACTGGCACAATGGCTCCGCTGCAGAGTACAGACCTTGGTCCCCGGGTTGACGGCATCATTGAAGAGATCTTTGTCCGGGTCGGGCAGCGCGTTTCAAAGGATGATCCTCTCTTCCGCACGCGGGACACGGAACTCAAGCTGAAAGTCTCAGAGCTTGAAAACGAATTGAAGCTCGCATCCGCAACCGCAAAGCAGGCCAGCCGCGACTTCAATCGTATTTCCAAACTGCACAAGCGTGGTAACGCCTCCGCCGGTGCTCTTGACAAGTCCCGCGCCGCCCATGAGTCAGCTCAGGCTCGTTTTGGCATTGCAGAAGCGAAGCTCGGGCAGATCAAGCAGGCCTTGGAAGACGCAATAGTTAAAGCACCCTTTGATGGTGTGATCACCGCTCGCAATGTGCATGAAGGAACATTTATGGCCACCCGTATGGGGGGCGGCGGCATGATGGGACCATCCGGTGTGGTTCAGATCATGGAGATACACATCGTTGCGGCCATCGTGGATGTCCCTGAAGTCCACCTGTCAAAATTTGGGGTTGGCACCCGCGCCAAGGTCATCATCGACGGTCTGAATGATGAGTTTGAAAGCGAAGTCCACCGCATCAATGACTACATAGATCCAGTGAAGCGCACCATCCAAGTGCGGATTGGCATCGCCAATGACGACTATCGCATTAAGCCGGGCTCCTTCGCCCGTGCCATGATTTATCCACCTGCCCGTGAAGTCCTCACCCTTCCGCGTGGCGCTGTGCTTGGCTTTGAAGAACAGCGATATGTTTTCGTAGAGGAAAACGGGATTGCCAAACGCAAGCCGGTGCGTACCGCCCAGCTAGACGCTGAACGGGTCGTCGTACTGGAGGGCCTGTCGCAGGGGACCAAGGTGCTGTCAGGCCCGGGACTTCGAACTCTGGTTGAGGATGACCCGGTGATTGTGTCGGTCCCCGGAGAACCCATCGCTGCTGTCGCAACCGACGAGCCAGCTTAA
- a CDS encoding acyl-CoA dehydrogenase family protein, producing MAIDFVIPDDAKEVRARVRKWVQDECIPAEKRMADGEDYKTVLADLRKKARAQGLWLPFMPKEFGGMGLGPLSNALVQMELGQSHLGALSMNSQGPDDATMLTLLAHGTEFQKEKYLKPFLNGDKRVCYSMTEKAAGADATGMQTTATKDGKGNYVLNGEKWFSSSANVADIAVVMAKTNPDAARHQQFSTFIVELPNPGYKIIRNIPTMAHHSEVAEQMGAAHCEIEIKDLVVPEENLLGGEGQGFAMGQHRLAYGRLRHGMHNVAMAQRALDLATAHVTERSTFGKGLEDRQGVQFMLAECASQLYIARLMLMHIAYKAENGLDIRQENGIAKVFLANMVHKVVDTAIQLHGALGYSTDTPLAGWYTDIRSQRLVDGPDEVHKWITGKNVIRAFKNDGTTAAAAGGDLL from the coding sequence ATGGCGATCGATTTCGTAATTCCAGACGATGCCAAAGAGGTTCGTGCCCGCGTACGCAAATGGGTGCAGGACGAGTGCATTCCAGCGGAAAAACGCATGGCCGACGGCGAGGACTACAAGACAGTCCTGGCGGACCTCCGCAAGAAAGCGCGCGCGCAGGGCCTGTGGTTGCCATTCATGCCGAAGGAGTTCGGCGGTATGGGGCTTGGCCCGCTTTCCAATGCACTGGTCCAAATGGAACTTGGCCAAAGCCACCTTGGCGCATTGTCCATGAACTCGCAGGGCCCCGACGATGCAACCATGCTTACTCTGCTGGCTCACGGCACTGAGTTCCAGAAGGAAAAATACCTCAAGCCATTCCTGAATGGTGACAAGCGCGTCTGCTATTCCATGACGGAAAAAGCCGCCGGCGCTGATGCAACAGGTATGCAGACAACCGCAACGAAGGACGGCAAGGGGAACTACGTTCTCAATGGTGAGAAGTGGTTCTCAAGTTCAGCAAATGTTGCCGACATTGCGGTGGTGATGGCGAAAACAAATCCTGACGCTGCGCGCCATCAGCAGTTTTCGACCTTTATCGTTGAACTGCCCAATCCCGGCTACAAAATCATTCGCAACATCCCCACCATGGCGCACCACAGCGAAGTGGCGGAGCAAATGGGAGCTGCCCACTGTGAGATCGAGATCAAGGACCTTGTGGTTCCTGAGGAAAATCTACTCGGCGGCGAAGGACAGGGGTTTGCCATGGGGCAGCACCGTTTGGCCTACGGGCGTCTGCGTCATGGCATGCACAATGTCGCGATGGCACAGCGTGCGCTTGATCTGGCGACGGCGCATGTCACCGAGCGCTCGACATTTGGCAAAGGTCTGGAAGACAGGCAGGGCGTGCAGTTCATGCTCGCTGAGTGTGCAAGCCAGCTTTACATTGCCCGTCTCATGCTGATGCATATCGCGTACAAGGCGGAAAACGGTCTGGATATCCGCCAGGAAAACGGGATTGCCAAAGTCTTCCTCGCCAACATGGTGCACAAGGTGGTGGATACTGCCATTCAGCTGCACGGTGCCCTGGGGTACAGCACGGACACGCCATTGGCAGGTTGGTATACGGACATCCGGTCCCAGCGTCTGGTAGATGGTCCTGATGAAGTGCACAAATGGATCACCGGTAAGAACGTTATCCGCGCTTTCAAGAATGATGGCACCACAGCTGCTGCGGCTGGCGGTGACTTGCTTTAA
- a CDS encoding MarR family transcriptional regulator encodes MPKAVTHAERAAADMTNELSLEGEFAWSVYDVQRLIGRLFDRRMREIGLTQAQGRVLAALRRSDGQIQTALADVLDMERAPLGKLVDRLEEAGFVSRKPDAQDRRVKRVYLTPKFASVAAEMVSLGEEIFDPALQGISVAELERITTALLHIKTNLMALDEANGETAT; translated from the coding sequence ATGCCTAAAGCCGTTACCCACGCTGAGCGTGCCGCCGCAGACATGACAAACGAGCTCAGCCTTGAAGGTGAGTTCGCCTGGTCTGTCTACGATGTTCAACGGCTGATCGGCAGACTGTTCGACAGACGGATGCGTGAGATTGGCCTAACACAGGCGCAGGGTCGGGTGCTTGCCGCATTAAGGCGCAGTGACGGCCAAATTCAGACGGCCCTTGCTGACGTGTTGGATATGGAACGGGCACCATTGGGGAAGCTGGTGGACCGGCTGGAAGAAGCAGGTTTTGTAAGCCGTAAACCAGATGCACAGGACCGACGTGTCAAACGGGTCTATCTCACACCAAAATTCGCGTCGGTGGCTGCTGAAATGGTCTCTCTCGGTGAGGAGATATTTGACCCGGCACTTCAGGGGATCTCAGTTGCCGAGTTGGAGCGCATCACGACCGCTCTGCTGCACATCAAGACCAATCTCATGGCTCTTGATGAGGCCAATGGCGAAACAGCGACCTAA
- a CDS encoding efflux RND transporter permease subunit, translated as MWISDVSIRRPVFAVMLVGAFVVLGWISLGRIGVDLFPRVEFPYVSVTTLLEGAAPETIETEVTDSVEEQVNTISGIESLRSISSEGHSAVNIEFGLDENVDVKAQDVRDKVSLAVGDLPGDAEQPIVQKVDPDAQPIMSVMISGDMPVREITRYADRVVKEQLQRVPGVGSIRLVGGRDREVRIWLDAVRLRAYGVTAQDVIDAVRREHAEIPGGRLDTVGLRSEFSVKTKGEVQNIAEFGDIVVAFRETGPTRVRDVARVEDGMEDLRSYAELDGKPGVSLEVRRQSGRNTVEVAQAIRAQLAEIRKTAPEGVRLLAARDTSKFIEDSVNDVFGDIGLGVILVVLVTLAFLLSVRATAIVAIAMPTALVSTFFAFYVMGFTLNMMTLMALSVAVGLLVDDAIVILESIHRQLEDGHPPMQAASLGVKKVGPAVLSGSLSIAAVFVPIAFMDGIVGRFFFQYGLAIVFSVGVSLMCSLTLTPMLCARFLERTEDGSLGRVGQFFDDAYVRLEAIYGRILDFALAQRWIIVLLAGATMMLGVFVAGLVPSAFDTRADRSEFLGQLELPFGAGVEQTREVASRAAASIRRVENVRSVFFTVGGDSRERVNQASFYIALTAKGDRDVGFIPIMDATRAAMLKAAPEATHISLTDVPWISGGGFTNFELEYSMSGPDLDVLRQRTDLISSRMREAGIFRDIKTSFEEGKPEVQVIVDRVRAADLSVPVRSLADTVRALVGGVDVATFEEYGQRYDVRVRLEEDQRHELHQLELIQVRASDRELIDLANLAAFNVEAGPAQIDRSNRSRKISIFANTGPGVAMGDATAEFERIIDSARMPQSYTVTAEGRAKRMKETTEAIGFAFMLALVALYMILASQFNSFTQPLVIMLTAPLSFVGAFIAIYLAGETMTMFAQIGLLALMGLVMKNGILLIDYANQAHDGGMSARDAMREAGPVRLRPVLMTALSTICGMIPVAMSVSQGAEFRNGMGFLVIGGLTSSTALTLVVVPVAYTLMADARSGVDAGIAKLKSVWPGSKKSA; from the coding sequence ATGTGGATTTCAGATGTTTCCATTCGACGCCCAGTCTTTGCGGTCATGCTGGTTGGCGCATTTGTCGTGCTGGGCTGGATCTCGTTAGGACGCATCGGCGTTGACCTCTTCCCACGCGTCGAGTTTCCCTATGTCTCGGTTACAACCCTTCTTGAAGGGGCTGCACCGGAAACCATTGAAACTGAAGTTACGGATTCTGTTGAAGAACAGGTCAACACGATTTCAGGCATCGAGAGCTTGCGGTCCATCAGCTCTGAAGGTCACAGCGCCGTCAATATCGAGTTCGGCCTCGACGAGAATGTGGACGTCAAAGCGCAGGATGTGCGCGACAAGGTCTCACTCGCAGTCGGCGATCTACCGGGCGATGCCGAACAGCCAATCGTGCAGAAAGTAGACCCTGACGCTCAACCGATCATGTCGGTCATGATTTCCGGCGACATGCCTGTGCGCGAGATCACGCGCTACGCAGACCGCGTTGTGAAGGAGCAACTTCAACGTGTTCCCGGCGTCGGTTCCATTCGGCTTGTAGGTGGTCGTGACCGGGAGGTGCGCATCTGGCTTGATGCAGTGCGTCTGCGCGCCTACGGCGTGACGGCGCAGGACGTGATCGACGCGGTGCGCCGCGAGCACGCTGAAATCCCAGGAGGGCGCCTGGATACGGTCGGTCTTCGATCAGAATTCTCGGTCAAGACCAAAGGCGAAGTTCAGAACATCGCAGAGTTTGGCGACATCGTAGTCGCATTCCGTGAGACCGGCCCCACTCGGGTGCGCGACGTTGCGCGCGTTGAAGACGGCATGGAAGACCTGCGGTCCTACGCTGAATTGGACGGAAAGCCGGGGGTCAGTCTCGAAGTACGACGGCAGTCAGGTCGCAACACAGTTGAGGTGGCTCAGGCTATTCGGGCGCAACTGGCTGAAATCAGGAAAACAGCCCCCGAAGGTGTGCGTCTTCTTGCGGCGCGAGACACGTCCAAATTCATCGAAGATTCTGTGAATGACGTCTTTGGCGACATTGGGCTTGGCGTCATCCTTGTCGTGCTCGTCACCTTGGCCTTTCTTCTGTCGGTGCGTGCAACCGCCATCGTGGCCATTGCCATGCCAACGGCCCTGGTCTCCACGTTCTTTGCATTCTACGTGATGGGCTTCACGCTCAATATGATGACACTCATGGCTCTATCCGTTGCGGTTGGGCTGCTGGTTGATGATGCCATTGTTATTCTGGAAAGCATCCACCGCCAGCTTGAGGACGGCCATCCACCCATGCAGGCGGCATCACTGGGTGTAAAGAAAGTCGGCCCTGCGGTTCTTTCAGGATCGCTGTCCATTGCTGCAGTGTTTGTCCCAATCGCATTTATGGACGGCATTGTAGGGCGTTTCTTCTTCCAGTACGGGCTGGCAATCGTGTTTTCGGTCGGTGTGTCGCTCATGTGCTCACTGACTCTTACTCCCATGCTCTGCGCCCGCTTTCTCGAGCGTACCGAAGACGGCAGTCTTGGGCGGGTCGGTCAGTTCTTCGATGATGCTTATGTGCGCCTTGAAGCGATCTATGGCCGCATTCTTGACTTTGCCCTCGCACAACGTTGGATCATCGTTCTGCTTGCCGGGGCCACCATGATGCTTGGCGTTTTTGTCGCCGGCCTCGTGCCATCCGCTTTTGACACGCGGGCTGATCGTTCGGAATTTCTGGGTCAACTTGAGTTGCCGTTTGGTGCAGGCGTGGAACAAACGCGCGAAGTCGCAAGCCGGGCGGCAGCATCAATCCGCCGGGTGGAGAACGTCCGATCCGTCTTTTTTACGGTGGGTGGCGACAGCCGGGAACGCGTCAACCAGGCATCATTCTACATTGCCTTAACGGCCAAGGGTGATCGAGACGTGGGGTTCATTCCCATCATGGATGCGACACGCGCCGCCATGCTGAAGGCGGCTCCGGAAGCAACCCATATTTCCCTGACCGATGTTCCGTGGATATCCGGTGGCGGCTTTACCAACTTTGAACTCGAATACTCGATGTCGGGTCCAGACCTTGATGTGCTGCGCCAGCGTACGGATCTGATCTCATCTCGCATGCGGGAAGCCGGAATTTTCCGCGACATAAAAACCTCATTTGAAGAAGGCAAGCCTGAGGTTCAGGTCATCGTAGACCGAGTGCGTGCGGCCGACCTCTCAGTGCCCGTTCGCTCGCTTGCTGACACGGTACGTGCCCTTGTTGGTGGTGTTGATGTAGCGACCTTCGAAGAGTACGGCCAACGCTATGACGTGCGCGTCCGGCTGGAGGAAGACCAGCGTCATGAACTGCACCAGCTTGAACTCATTCAGGTTCGCGCTTCTGACCGCGAGTTGATTGATCTTGCAAATCTGGCTGCGTTCAATGTTGAAGCGGGACCCGCGCAAATTGATCGGTCAAACCGCTCTCGCAAGATTTCAATCTTCGCAAACACCGGCCCCGGCGTTGCCATGGGTGACGCGACAGCAGAGTTTGAACGCATCATTGACTCAGCCCGCATGCCGCAAAGCTACACCGTGACGGCAGAAGGCAGAGCCAAACGCATGAAAGAAACCACCGAAGCCATCGGCTTTGCTTTCATGCTTGCCCTCGTCGCGCTGTACATGATCCTGGCGAGCCAGTTCAACAGCTTCACGCAGCCCCTGGTCATCATGCTGACAGCCCCTCTCTCGTTTGTGGGTGCCTTCATCGCGATCTACCTGGCCGGCGAAACGATGACAATGTTTGCTCAAATCGGTCTACTTGCGCTGATGGGGCTGGTCATGAAAAACGGCATTCTCCTCATCGATTATGCCAACCAGGCACATGATGGGGGCATGTCAGCACGTGACGCCATGAGAGAGGCGGGCCCGGTCCGTCTGCGCCCGGTGCTGATGACAGCCCTTTCGACTATCTGCGGCATGATCCCGGTTGCCATGTCAGTCAGTCAGGGTGCCGAGTTCCGCAACGGGATGGGCTTCCTGGTGATTGGTGGTCTGACGTCATCCACGGCCCTTACACTGGTTGTCGTGCCTGTCGCATACACATTGATGGCGGACGCACGCAGTGGTGTCGACGCTGGCATTGCCAAGCTCAAAAGCGTCTGGCCGGGGTCCAAAAAGTCAGCATGA
- a CDS encoding acyl-CoA dehydrogenase family protein — protein MNFDFSDDQKLLKDQAAKFLADKCKPEDVRKILESDAPYDKTLWQGLAEMGFLGTTIPEAYGGLGLGYLELCVIAEELGRACAPVPLSSSVYLASEAINRFGSEEQKQAWLPKVASGEAIGCFAFAEGVQAPTARTITTTLSGGKLSGTKLPVADGDVADFAVVVVKTGSGTSEGDLSLALVDLTGAGVSREAVSTIDPTRSHATITFDGASADLLGKEGEGWSATQDVMNCAAVLFAFEQLGGTQAALEMAKGYALDRYAFGRQIGSYQAIKHKLADMYVKLELARGHCYYGAWALSTNSPELPLAAAGARVAATEAFRFAAQENIQTHGGIGYTWEANTQFYYRRSKLLGLALGAVGGWKERIVRQLEQRNAA, from the coding sequence ATGAATTTTGATTTCTCCGATGACCAGAAGCTCCTGAAAGACCAGGCAGCAAAATTTCTGGCGGACAAATGCAAGCCGGAGGATGTGCGTAAAATCCTCGAGAGCGACGCGCCATATGACAAGACGTTGTGGCAGGGCTTGGCCGAGATGGGTTTCCTGGGAACAACTATCCCAGAAGCTTATGGTGGGCTTGGACTTGGCTACCTTGAGCTCTGCGTGATTGCGGAAGAACTAGGCCGCGCCTGCGCGCCGGTGCCGTTGTCATCATCTGTGTATCTCGCGTCCGAAGCGATCAACCGCTTTGGTTCTGAGGAACAAAAGCAGGCATGGTTGCCAAAGGTCGCATCCGGTGAAGCCATCGGGTGTTTCGCCTTTGCTGAAGGTGTGCAGGCGCCGACCGCGCGCACCATCACCACCACTTTGTCAGGTGGCAAGCTGTCGGGTACCAAGCTGCCTGTTGCCGATGGAGACGTCGCAGACTTTGCTGTGGTTGTTGTGAAGACAGGCTCCGGCACGAGCGAAGGTGACCTGTCACTTGCTCTGGTGGACCTGACCGGAGCCGGTGTCTCTCGCGAAGCCGTTTCCACAATTGATCCTACCCGTAGCCATGCGACCATCACCTTTGACGGTGCATCCGCAGATCTGCTGGGCAAGGAAGGCGAAGGCTGGTCGGCCACACAGGACGTCATGAACTGTGCAGCTGTCCTATTTGCGTTTGAGCAGCTCGGTGGCACTCAAGCAGCTCTGGAAATGGCAAAAGGCTATGCCCTGGATCGCTATGCTTTCGGTCGCCAGATTGGGTCTTACCAGGCCATCAAGCACAAGCTTGCCGACATGTATGTGAAGCTAGAGCTGGCCCGCGGCCATTGCTACTACGGCGCCTGGGCACTCTCCACAAACTCGCCTGAACTGCCGCTGGCAGCAGCTGGTGCACGCGTGGCGGCGACGGAAGCGTTCCGGTTCGCAGCGCAAGAGAACATTCAGACCCATGGCGGCATTGGCTACACATGGGAAGCCAACACTCAGTTTTACTATCGCCGTTCAAAACTTCTGGGCCTTGCCCTTGGCGCCGTTGGCGGTTGGAAAGAACGCATTGTGCGGCAACTGGAACAGCGCAACGCCGCTTAA
- a CDS encoding DUF4112 domain-containing protein produces MAEMLRVPEQEIILPDSLTGEERETAERIAKLAKLLDAQFPLPGTQVRLGVDGLLGFIPGIGDAIGLLLAGYIFAEASRVKVRKRTIAAMAVNTLLDTAVGAVPVLGDIFDIAFKSNMRNARLILKDIERRGSHLEDKD; encoded by the coding sequence ATGGCCGAGATGCTCCGGGTACCGGAACAGGAAATCATTCTTCCCGACAGCCTGACCGGCGAGGAGCGCGAGACTGCTGAACGCATCGCAAAGCTGGCCAAGCTGCTTGATGCTCAGTTTCCCTTGCCGGGCACACAGGTCCGGCTAGGAGTAGATGGCTTGCTTGGCTTCATCCCCGGCATTGGCGATGCCATTGGGCTCTTACTGGCGGGGTATATTTTTGCGGAAGCATCTCGAGTGAAGGTCAGAAAACGCACGATAGCCGCCATGGCCGTGAACACATTGCTGGATACAGCTGTAGGTGCGGTGCCGGTGCTTGGCGACATTTTTGACATTGCCTTCAAATCAAACATGCGAAATGCCCGATTGATCCTGAAGGATATTGAACGGCGCGGATCTCATCTGGAAGATAAAGACTAA